The Setaria viridis chromosome 6, Setaria_viridis_v4.0, whole genome shotgun sequence genome includes the window AATATTTCTAGCTCAGCTGATcctaaataaaaaggaaaaatacacATAGACAAAAGAAAATAATCATAAACAATGTTTATTATTGTTTTTTTGTCCATTCTTAACGACAATCTAATTCTTTTGCTTGCCACAAACACGGCCTCAGGTCCCTTGTGTCCTCACACTACAACAGCGCAAAGTTGCAGCCAATACGCTCTCCTGGAGGTAACCTCCAAATTTAAGTGACGCCTACATAACATTGAAAATGTTGCCACTGCCATCCGGTAGAAACGAGACAAGCTAGTTTTTACTTGGAGGTACCAATGGTCGTCACCACCAAGGATCAGGATTTcgtttttcaaattttttcaGTCCCGGCTAAAACACCGAAGTTCGCAAAATTTTGACTAAAATTTGGACTAAAAAGTGAATCTTTTGACGAAGAGAATGAAATTTTGGGCAAACAATAATTTTGGTCACCATCGAAAAGACCGAAATTTTATGAAATACGCAAAATTTCGGATGAAATTTTGAACACTGGTCACCACTAAGACGCCTCCAAGGAATTTTCACTCAGTCAAGCATTAGCTAAACAGAGTGTTAATCTGACAAGCTACACTGCTAACTGATAAGCTTGGCCACCGATTCTGGGTTGGTTCCCATCCATGACATGAAAAGTTTCTTTCTTGAATTCTTGATGCCATGCATATATAAGAAATTAAACATGACTGAGCCTATGACGTCATCAGCAGTTTCTGAGTTCACGATTGGTTGATGCCGAGTCCTGTACGTCTATGTATCACGGATTAGTTCAGGTTTTGGTTCCTCTCGAACCTGGCCCACCTGTTATTGTCCAAGACCCCCTGACAATGACATTTTTCACAATTTAGCCAATATTTTACACTCAAGGATACAATGGCGGTACTTCAGCCGAGCCAGGCAAAGCCTAAGGCCCAGTTATCGAACCTAGCTACATGCAAGCAAAACTGTGGAACACATACTGCTCATGCCCATGCATACACCTACTCTTGCAGGTGTGGAAGCGACGGAGCGGTCCGCCCCTGCAAGGATATAAAAGTGGGTTATGCAGGTTTGCGGACCAGCCCACCTGACCAACTTATATGTAACTGTAACAAGGAACAGCATGCCTCTCTATCAACCATTAGAACACAAAACACATTGATCTACTTACATAATATAATATGTACATTTGAAAGGCACCATTTGCATACTAATCCTCTAGAATTCATGCAGGAATTACACCTTCCATTGTTATTTTTCAtaaatacgcaggagagctgcgcacatctttgtattaagaaggaaAAACGTTTAGAAATATTACAACGCGACAAAGATTGTTACGAGACATGCTTCTGACAGGCTGCCACGCAGGAGGCGTAGGAAGTGGAGTTGCCATGACAATCTATGCTAATTCGCTTGCGGCGGAACTGAAGACCAGAATTCCACAACATAGGAAACAAACATACATGCTCAAAGGATCATTATTCTGAAACAAACTATGCATAACTGAACTTCGAAAATGTCGGCCTCTCTTGGGTGGGTGGGGGTACTTGGGGTTGGTGGGGGCTGGGTTCTGTACAGCAATGCCCAGTCCAGGAGCCTGCAATAAACCTTAATGGTGTTGCACCCGACAACAAGCGCCCATTGGTTATGTTATCACAATTTGGACGCTGAATGGTAGAGCTCGATGTAGTCCAGGGCAGGCCGGTTCCAGGACCAGTCCTGCTCCATGACTCTCTTGCAGAGGGAGTGGAACCAGCTCCGAGCATCGAACCAAGCAGAGATCGCCCTGAAGATGTAATATTGGGAGGCAAGATGAGTGACAATTTCGGAGTTCAGTGAACCAGGCTCTGTGAGATTGTGCTTACCTGTTAAGGGCATAGTCAACACCACGGCTGTCAGCTCCGTCAAAGCTGAACCCGTTCGGCTCAAGGCCTCGTGCCCAGGCCCGTTCCTTGTCACTATCCACGTCAAAGACAGTGTCGTATAGCCCTGAGAAACACGAAAGATCAGGTCATGTGTTCACTTCAATACACTGCACAGTGCAGCGCAGTTTGATCGCAACGGAGAATTAACGTTTAAGAGGTTCGGCACATATACCTCCAGTTTTCCGAACAATAGGGATAGCTCCATACCGCATGGCGACCAGCTGAGTTAACCCACAAGGCTCAAATATAGATGGAACCAAAATGAAATCAGAGCCAGCATATATCTGTAGCCACGGAAATTATTAGACATGATTTGAAAGGTGCTCTGATGAGCGGTTTTCATGTGGGTTGTCAGCTCACCAGATGTGAAAGAGGCTCATCGTAGGTTAAACAGAGTCTCACTCGGCCATAGTTTACGCCATGGAGAGTATTCGCAAAGTTGACAAAATCACCTTGGATTCGAGGGTCTGGGGCCGAACCGAGCAAAACTACCTGGAAAGCAAACGTGTCATTTTCAATTTTAAGATGACAGGCAGAAACAATTACAGAAAGAACTGTGTTACAGGAAATGTTCTAAGGTTTATCTGCAATTCAAGGCAGGGACCTGTCCGTTCCATTCAAGTGTTCGTTGAATTGCATGCTTGATGAGGTGGATTCCTTTCTGGGCTGTCAAGCGAGTGACGATTCCAACAATAGGCACATCATTTTGTTGTAACCCAAGCTTCTGCTGCAGGGCCTTCTTTGCAGCACTCTTGCCTTCAACGACATTCTCAGAAGTGTAATGGACCTGAAATTGATTGAAATAAACATTTAAACAGGAAATTGTTTGCCACTGGTATGCATTAGTATTTTTGAACAATCGGTAACAGCCAAAGCATGGAAAGAGATGCAGATTAATAAGAAAATTGTCACATGGACATTACTTTAAATGATTATTCAACTTGAGAGTGTACATAAGTGGCCATATAAGCGAAACTCGGTCATTTGTAAAATAAGCAAATGTGTACTAACAGAGCTCTTGGTTTCAGTTTATTACTAAGTTCAAGCAATAGAGATGGAATAAATAGTTTACAGTAAATGCAAAATGTGTACGGACAAAGTGTACCGGGATAAAGTTGTCATTGTACGGATCCCAGATATCTGGATCAATCCCGTTGAGAATGCCATGGAATTTTCCAAGATGAGGAGCGATGGCACCGTGACCTGACACTTCCCTTGAATATGTATTAGAGACCTGCAAAGAATAGAAACATGTGAATAGATAAACATCAACAGAATATATTTATACAGAAGCACAAGATAATTGACGTCAGTGACACATGTATGTAAAACCCAAAATTAAAACGTACAAGTGTGTATCACTCACGAGTTTAAAAAAATACATTTCAAAGAAGTGTATCACTCACAGTTGTGGCTTTATCACAATATCTCATTGCTTTGCCAATATAATGTGCTCCAAATTCAAGATTATGGATGGTAAATACAACCCGTGCATTTGTCAAACTGGATTGTGCATAGTGTTCCTTGTATAGCCAGGCAACAGGAGCACTTGACCAATCATGGCAATGTAGTATATGCTGTAAGAGGAAATGTCAACAGCTTTAATGAGAAGTTAAAAGAAGTAAACAAATAAGGCAACTGCTTGAAAGTCAGGATACAGAAAggtaaaagattttaaaatgaAAGGCCAATGAAAGAGCAAACTATACTGCCGGTcgcttcaaaaaaataaaaaagcaaaCTAAGATAGTGAAGGAACAGAAAACAGAGGGACATATACAAGTTTTTGAACGTAATGAACTGCAGTGTGCCAAATAGTTTCTTTTTTAAGAAAGGTGTGCCAAATAGTAAGAAGGTACAAAAATAACAAAGACAAATAGTAGAAGGCAACACATGAGGAAACAATATAGCCCTGCTGTTGTAATTTGTAAATAACACGTACCGGAGAAGATCCACTCTGGAGGAGAAACTCAAGAGCAGAATGACAGAAGAACCCAAATCGAAGGTCATCATTCCTTCCGTACACACATCCAACTCCAAATAACCTGAAAAAATAAATGCCAAATTATTATCTTTTGAAACCTCTCATAAGATAATGTCACCAGACACTGAACCAAATGAGACAATAGATCATTAAACTGATATACACATAAGACAAAAATCACAGTATTTAGATTATAGGACAAAAGTTAAAATATAGAATATAAATTCAAACGTCTCAAAAAAGATAAGGCGCCAGAGGATTACTGAGTTTTGCTTCCAAACATTAGAAGCAAAACTGAAATTAAACAGAACTATCTCAGTGACTTGATCACCTCAAATCGGACACTAAATATCAccaaagaaaaaacagaaaTGGAGTGGTACTAACTTCTGAAACTCTAACCAACAGACAAGTGAAGAACCTTCCCAGATATCCCAATGCCTCTAACCTATAAATGCTTTTGAATAACAGTAATCACCTTAACATTTTTTAATTATCGAAGCATTTACAATTTAGTATACAAAGTGATTGAGTCATTGTTTGTTGTTTTTCATTTcctaattttgccgaaaaatTGTCAACCCCAAAGGAGACTATGGAACTGCCAATTTCACATATACTTCCCTACAATCATTTAGCTGTGGCGACCAATAAAATTCCAACCAAGTAGCATATATATACTCTTTTTAATGATATAAGTCGCAAAAATTTACAAAAATAGATTTGTTAATCATTAGAAACTTTTCTACTCCAAAAGAGATTACATCACATATTATTATCGTAACGATCTCACACACTGTTTATTACTGCACTAGAATTAATTATTAAACACAAAGTGTTTCAAATCCCCATGTTGATGGTAATTAAAGAACAGCTAAATTTAATGAAACAAGCTT containing:
- the LOC117860954 gene encoding starch synthase 3, chloroplastic/amyloplastic-like, translating into MHQSFSFGGSEIKVWCGLVEDLCVYFLEPQNGLFGVGCVYGRNDDLRFGFFCHSALEFLLQSGSSPHILHCHDWSSAPVAWLYKEHYAQSSLTNARVVFTIHNLEFGAHYIGKAMRYCDKATTVSNTYSREVSGHGAIAPHLGKFHGILNGIDPDIWDPYNDNFIPVHYTSENVVEGKSAAKKALQQKLGLQQNDVPIVGIVTRLTAQKGIHLIKHAIQRTLEWNGQVVLLGSAPDPRIQGDFVNFANTLHGVNYGRVRLCLTYDEPLSHLIYAGSDFILVPSIFEPCGLTQLVAMRYGAIPIVRKTGGLYDTVFDVDSDKERAWARGLEPNGFSFDGADSRGVDYALNRAISAWFDARSWFHSLCKRVMEQDWSWNRPALDYIELYHSASKL